Genomic window (Verrucomicrobiota bacterium):
ATTTTAAGTCCCGTATGTCTGCCATTCCATCACACCGGCGACGAGGGCGAGGTGCGCCGCTCCTGGACGCGCGGAGTGTGGTCCGCTTGGGGAAAATTCCCAAGCAAAACTCATCGGGCCCCTACGCCAGTGCATCCGCAAGTTGTCGGTAGCGGTTGTCACGCGGTAGACCGCAGTGTTACTGGCCGCAGCGCAACGAGGGCCACCTCCAACGATCCGCGGAGCACCTTGCCGATGCGAACCCGGCGGAGCTCATGAGCACAAGGACCGAATCCGTCCCGTCTCGTTCTTGGGGGCAGACAGCTAGAAATGCTCGAACGCGCAGCGGCCGTGACTTGGTACCCCCAGCACGCCATTCCTCACCTCAGAACGTCAACATTTGAGACTTGACCTCATTGCGGTAAAGGAATCCACCAGTTCGAATTCACGCCTTGAGCGCGACCGAGGAGATCAGCCTGAGATGAGCGAGTCTTGTTCCCGAAGGTGGAAACTGGAAGGTAAGCGTCAAGCCATCCGCATCCCCCGGGAGTTGGCCGGTGCGAAGAATTAGGGTGACGCCGGGGAGATCTGCCCCGCAGATTCTGAACTCGTGCAAAACGAACTCGACATCGTTCGCGACGTCTCGCAGCGGTTGGAGCAAGGTGGCCTCGGCTACATGCTGACCGGTTCCATGGCGATGAACTACTACGCGCAACCCCGCATGACGCGCGACATCGACTTCGTGGTCGCGTTGCTACCGGGGGATGCAGACAAAATCGTCTGTCTCTTCTTGCCCGACTATTACGTCTCCCGCGAGGCGGTCAGCAGCTCCATCGCGCACGAATCCCTGTTCAACCTCATCCACCAAGAGAGCGTCATCAAAGTGGACTTCATCGTGTGCAAGAGCACGGCCTATCGGCGCGCCGAGTTTGAGCGCCGGCAACGCATCACCGTCGAGGATTTCTCCACCTGGATTGTCAGCAAGGAAGATCTCATCATCTCCAAACTCTGGTGGGCCAGGGATTCCCTCTCTGAACTGCAACTGCGCGATGTGAGGAACCTCGCTGACACGGGTGGCGACAAAGCCTACATCGAGCGCTGGACGAAGGAATTGGGGCTGCATACCCTTTGGGAGCAATGCCAGAAATGACCGACACCCCGCCCGAAATTGCCGAGATGGTCCGCGCTCGGCTCATGGCCCGTTCCGGCGCGGAACGCTTCCGCATGGGGGTGGAGATGTTTGAAGCCGCCCGGCGCGTCACGCTCGCCTCCCTGCCCGCCGATTTGACCGAGGCGGAACGAAAGCGCCGCCTCTTTGAGCGGATTTACGGCCTGCCGATGCCGGTGCACAAATGAACACTCTCCGCCACGCACTTCCCTAGAGCACGGTTAATCTCAAGGTGAAGCCTCTTGAACCGCGGATACGCGGAAATGGAGTGCGTTGTTTACGCCGCTTCAGCGCCCGATCTTGAGTCCGCGTCCCTTCCCTGATGCCAGGAGCCGAGCAGGATACGCCTGCGGTGATATCCTTGGGGAAGAAACTCTATTCTGAGAAGCGACTTTCGAAGAACAACACGCAGGCCTGCGCGTCGTGTCATGGGGTGGGGGGGCGTGCAGGTGTTGACAATTGCCAGCGGTCGAATCAAATTGACCATGCATTGGTCGACATGGCTGACCCACCCTGGCCGACATGTTTCCTTTAAATCACTCCCTTATCACGTTGTTGCGGAATGATTTAAAGAAAACATGTCTCTTTTTGCGAGAATGAGCGACGGGTCAATCATTTCGACCCCGGACGGGTCAATTTGATTCGACCGCTGGCAGAAGATGCGCGGGGGACGCGCAAGGGGTGGTTGTCGTAAGCGAATCCGGATAGGACCCCGGTCATGAGCCATCACCAGCTTGTCCACGGGTCCGTAAAGGATCTGCCTCGTTCTTCGTCATGACCTTCTTTTCCAGGCCGTTGCCGCCAAGATCTTCCGACAGATTGATGCTGGTCAATTGCCGGTTTTAGCAAAAACCCCCGCCGGGCCGGGGTGCGGAACGGGGAGTAACTTCAGCATCAAGTTAGTCGGGAGGTTTAAGGATCAAGCATTCGACATGTCCGCCGCCGAATTCCTATCCCACGGCGGTGGTCATCAGCAGACAGCCGGATCCGATCCCGGCGTTGACCGCGATTGACCCCATGATACGACCGTCCAGCAACCCGAACGAGCAGCGGCCGTGACTTGGCACCGCCCATCACGCCATTCCTCACCACAGAACGTCAACATTTGAGACTTGACCCCGTTGCAATCGCCCCGTTGCAACCCGCCGTTGCAGCGCCGCCTGTTTTTGCCGCAGCATTAGCCGTTGGGTTTCGGCGGCGAGAGCGTGGCGACATGGGAAAGCGGCGGAGGGCCGCCGCAGACCAAGACGCTCCGCGTTGGCGTGGACCGTTGGTGAACTCGACAGAGTCTTGGAGTGCGCCAGTCCTCTGGCGCTTTGGGTCCGCGCAAAAGGGTAGGCCCCATTGCGGGAGTCAAAATCATGCAACTTGTTTACGGTAACCGCCGCGACAAGAGGGTGGGTGCAGCAGCATCGTGCCAGTGCCCAGAGTCGGAGAAAGGTTAGGTTGAGCTTCGTCACGGTTCATCCCTTCAGCCAAAGCAGCCGGAGGCTGAAGCAGAAAGAGGAACAGGGGTTCAAGTCGGAGGCGTGCGGGGAAGCCCGGGTGGCGGAGCCCCAGGGCTGACCGGCACGCCGGAGACGGTGAACTGAAAGAAGTCCAGTTAGAGCTTGTCCCAGAAGTAGGCGTGTTGAATATGAGGTGTCGCACGTTAGCTATGATTGCGTACACGATCGATAATAGCAGCATGCATAATGCGTTTTCGACCAATGTTGCATGTGAGGAGTTAGTCACTGCCAGCGATCGAATCCATTCGACCGCTGACATGCCGTATCGTCCCCCAAGGCCCAGCAAAGATTGTGGCGCCCCGTGATCTGAAATCCGAGCGCCGATCCGCCGACGCGCTGCCGGTCAATCTTGGGAACCTTGGCCGGGAGCCAGGGATTCCAATTCGAGAGAAGCTTTCTCCCAACCTTCGGTCGCATGGGCGACGTCCGCGGCGATCTGGCCCAGATCGCGGCGGAGGTTCAGAAGGCGTTTGCCATCCTTGAGCACAGCCGGATCCGCCGCGGCTTCCTCCAACTCCCGCTGGCGCGCTTCGAGCCGGGTGATGGATGCCTCGAGTTCGCGCACCTCGGCTTCCTTCGCCTTGCGGGCACGGGCGCGGGCCTGGCGGGCCTCCGCTTCCAGTCGCTTCTGTTCTTTGGTTCGGTCCGAATGGCGTTCGGAGCGGGGTGCCTCCCGGACCGTGGTTTGTTCACGGGCTTGAGTCTCGCGCTGTTCGCGCTCGGCCATTTTGGAGCGGTAATATTCGTAATCGCCGGGGAAGGCGGCGAGCCGGCCATGCTCGACATGGACCACGTGATTGGCGAGCGAGCGAATGAAATGAACGTCGTGGCTGATGAAGATGAGCGTTCCCTCGAAGGGATCGAGCGCGGCGGTGAGCGCTTCGATGCTGGCCATGTCGAGATGGGTGGTGGGCTCGTCCATGAGGAGGAGGTTGGGCGGATCCAGCAGCAGCTTCACGAGCGCGAGCCGGCTTTTCTCGCCGCCGCTCAGCACGCTCACCCGCTTGAACACGTCATCGCCGCGAAAGAGAAAACAGCCGAGAATGGATCGCACCGCTTGTTCGGTCACGCGCTGGGGAGTGTCGAGCGCCTCCTCCAGCACGGTGTGTTCCGGGTTCAGCATTTCCACCCGGTATTGCGCGTAGTATCCGGCGCGAACGTTGTGCCCCAGGAGGCGTTCGCCGGATTGCAAGGGGATGGCCTCCGCGAGGAGTTTGAGCAGGGTGGATTTCCCGGCGCCGTTGGGACCGACCAGCACGATGCGCTGGCCGCGCTCGGCTTGGAATTCGAGGTTTTCGTAAACCACGTTGTTCCCGTAGGCGTGCCGGATGCCGCGCAGGGTGATGACACGCTGGCCACTGCGGGGCGGCTGCGGAAAACGAAAATCGATGGTGGCGTCCGCCGATTCGGGCGCCTCGATTTTCTCCATGCGTTCGATTTGCTTGAGTTTGCTCTGCGCTTGGGTGGCCTTGGTGTTTTTGGCCCGGAACCGCTCCACAAACGTCATGAGCCGGGCGATTTCTTTCTGTTGATTCTTGTACGCGGCGAGCTGCTGGGCTTCGACCGATTCCTTTTGCTCGAGATAGGCGTCGTAGTTGCCGCGGTAACGCCAGAGCCGGGCCTGGCGCAGTTCCACGATGGATCCCGTCAGTTGATTGAGGAACTCGCGATCGTGCGAAATGAGCAGGATGGCTCCGGGATAAGTCCGCAGGTACTCTTGAAACCACAACAGAGCCGATAAATCGAGGTGGTTGGTGGGCTCGTCGAGCATGAGCAAGTCCGGTTCGCTCACCAGGAGCCGCGCGAGGTGCGCCCGCATCACCCACCCGCCGCTGAATTCCCGCGCCGGCCGATGGAACTGTTCTTCCCGAAACGCGAGGCCCTTGAGGATGCGCTTGGCCCGCGCTTCCGTCAGATGATCGACATGTGCGGCCTCCGCTGTGTTTGGACCGTGTTCCAGTCCGAGGCCGAGCGCCACGTCGAGCACCGTTTCGCTGCCGACGGGTGCGCTTTCTTGCGGAAGATGCCCGGCGGAAGCGCCACGCTCGAAGACCACCGCGCCCTCGTCCGGCTCCTCCCTTCCGAGGATGATGGAGAACAAGGTTGATTTGCCCGCGCCATTGGGGCCGACCAGGCCGACGCGATCGCCGCGGTTCAATTGTAAATCGGCGCCTTCGAAAAGGACTCGTCCGCCGAATGATTTGGTGACGCTGGCAACGGTGAGCATGCGGGAAGGGGCGAAGCGGAGGTTACGGACGGGCAGCGGCCGGAGGGTTGAGCCAAACCCAGCGCCAGCGCAATCCCTCAGGAAGCGAGGCGCCGGCGGTGGCGGAGAAATAGAAATGCCGCGCGATCGCATTGAAGGGAGGCAGCAATGAAGTGTCCAAACCCATCGAAGAAAGAATGTCGGTTTCCCCCGCGGATGCGCTGGAAGCGGGATCCTGATCTCGACGCGGAGAGAGCCGCGCGGTTTCCCAAGGCTCGCGAAGTTCAAGGTGCAACTGATGGATGCTGGCGAGTCCGCCGGCGGAGCCCCCCGCAAACTCGAGAGCTTGAATCGCTCCGGGCAGGGCTGCCAAGCCAGGGGCGTTCGTCTGACGATTTCTCAAGTGGTGGATCATGGCGGCTTCGCCTTGGGCGATCACGAAGGCGTTCGTCAACGCGGCGAAAAACACAGGTTGCGGGGGCTTGTCGTCCAGGTTGGAAGCAAAAGAGATCGGCTGGTAACGAAGGACATCATGGCCTTCGAGTTCGATTTGTCGCAGCGCCTTGTCATCTCCCGCGTTGGGGGCGATGGAAAACAGGGCGCGCACGCCAGCCATCATGTTCTTGGGGTGTTCGGCTCCCAAGACCACGACGGAGACGGCGTCGCGGGTCATGCTGTTGATGGCAGCGACAGGCTCCGATCGATAAACCGTCCAATCGTTGCCGAGACGTTCGAGGACTTGGCGGCGGAAGTCGACCGGAGGATTCAGATCCTTGCCCAGGGTATCGAGGACAAGTTTCAGCACGCTGCTCATTTCGGGCGAGACCGAGCTCAACACGCGTTCGAGTTCGGACCCGACTTTCGCGCCATCGAGTCGGAGCCGGGTGGCGTGGTGGGCTTGGGAGGGAACAAATGCGGGGATGGCCGCATCCCACGGATCGGGCGTAAGAACTCGGAAGAGGCCGGTGCGCTGAGTGGAAGGCACCCAAGCCGTCCATTCCGCGCTGAGGCGATTCGAGAAGGACTGCAGTTTCAGGGAAACGGCGCGCAGGACGTCGAAACCGAGGGCGCCGATGAATCTTTGTCCGGCGCTGCCCAGCAATCCCGAAGGGTTTTGTTCGCGCAACTCTTCTTTCAGGAGTTTGACCGCCCAAGGACCATTGAACCAAACGCTGGCCAGTCCGTTGTTGAGCACATCGGGCGCGGCCAGACGAAATTCAGGCAGGCTGGGGAGGGCGCCCGCAACCGGGCTTTCTTTCCTCTTGAGGATTTCCTCGAGCCCCTCGCGCGACTCTCCCAAGAGGAGGAAAGGCGGCGCAGACACCACATGGACGAGTTCCTGCCTGGCTGGTTTGTCCTCGGAGTCTGTCAACACTCGCTCGAAAGCGTAGGACGGGTTTTTTCCGATGGAACCCCGGGCGGGTTTGGATCCGCTGGCTTCCAAGCGCGAAAGGGCGTTGGTGAACTCGCGCGCCAGTTCGACGCCCTCGAGAAGACCGATCCACGCGGTGGCGGTGGACTTCGAGCCGGCCTTTTGGATCGCGGTGAGAGCGAAGAGGGAGGGGCCGGTGACGGCACTCCAGAGGTTCGAGAGCCGCAGTCCCGATTGTGTTTCGAGTGGACTGAGGAAGTCGGCATGCAACCGCTTGAGTGAGTCTTCGCGGAACGGGCGCATGGCCGGGTCGGACCATAATGCGCCCAGGGACGTTTGGGTTTGGGCGGCCTGCCAGGTCGCAGGCGGGGCCAGGAGAGTCCAGATCAGCGTGTTGGTAGGAAACCAAGCTGCCGACGGGGGCTCGGAGGCGTGGCCTCGGGAAAGCGTGGTGTAGCAACACGCCAGGATGGCGAGCAACCTGGCGGCGGAAGATGGAACCCAACGCGGCATCGGTAGAGGATGGAGGGGAGTCCGGAGGCTTGACAAGCTTCGGACAGGGCCGGGGTGCGTGTGGAAACAAGGGGCGGGGATCATCAACCCCCCAGGGCAGCCTCCCGGCAGGCCCTCAAAATGCGAGGAAGATTGTGGATTCTCCCTTGTTATTTCGAAGGCAATACAATTAGCATGCCCCAAAGCCACTTTGAATTTCATGCGCCACTTTGGATCTTTTGCCGCCCTGATTGCGGGCGTTTGGCTGACTGCGTTGACGGGCAAGGCTGCGGTCTCGAGCGACAAGCCCGTGCCGCCGAGCCCGCCGCTTCCATCTATTTCGTCTTTGCGATTGGAACCTTCCGAGCTGGTGTTGTCTGATGGGCGCGATGCGCGGAAGGTGCTCGTGCTGGGCGAGCGGGCAGAGGGTGGGGTGATCGATCTGACGAGCCAAGCCAGGTTCGAGCCTGAAGCGGGGCGCTTGGAAGTCGATGCGGATGGGTTTTTCACGGGGAAGATGGCTGGAGACTCCGTGGTCAAAATCAATGCGGCGGGAAGAAATGCGACCCTGCGGGTCAAAGTGGCGGGCACCTCCCTGCCTCCCGTTGGTTTCATCAAGGACGTGGAGCCGGTGCTTTCCAAAACGGGTTGCAACGCGGGTCCGTGTCATGGGGCTGACAAGGGGAAGAATGGTTTTAAGCTTTCGTTGCGAGGATACGACGCTGACTTCGATTATCACTCGTTGGTGAATGATTTGAGCGGGCGCCGGTTCAACCGGGTGAATCCGGATGAATCCTTGATGTTGTTGAAGCCGCTCGGCGAGGTGCCGCATGAGGGCCGGCAAGCGATCAAGCCCGGTTCGCGTTATCATCAGATCTTGAAGCAATGGATTGCGGAGGGCGCGGGCCGGGAGACCGGCGTTCCGCCACGTCCGGCCAAGATCGAGATTTTCCCGGCCCAAGTGGAAATGGACTTGCCGGGCCGGCAGCAGCAATTGCTGGTGGTGGCGACCTACGCCGACGGCACGACCCGCGATGTGACTCGCGAAGCGGTGTTGTCGAGCAGCAACGAGGAAATCGCCCTGGTGAAGGACCACACGGTCATCGCCCTGCGCCGGGGTGAAATGGCGGTGCTGGTGCGCTACGAGGGCGTGTATGAATCCCGCGAAGTCGTGATCATGGGCGACCGCACCGGGTTTGTGCAGGAAGAGATGCCGGAGCACAACGAGGTGGACCGGCATGTGCTCGCGAAGCTGAAGAAGATGAAGATCAATGCGAGCGAGCTTTGCACCGACGCGGAGTTTTTGCGGCGCGTGCACCTGGACCTGACCGGCCAGCCGCCTTCGGCGGAGAAAGCGCGCGCTTTCCTCGAGTCGAAGGAGGAGTCCCGCAAGAAGCGGGAGGCGTTGATTGACGAATTGATCGGATCTCCCGGCTACGGGGAATTTTGGGCGAACAAGCTCGCGGATCTCCTGCAGTGCAATTCCGAAAATCTGGGTAAGAAGGGCGTGTGGGTCTTCCGCAATTGGATTCGAGACCAGCTCATGTCCAACCGGCCTTATCACGAGTTCGTGAAGGAATTGGTGGTGGCGCGAGGGAGCACGTTCGAGAAGCCGGCCGGGAATTATCTGCGCGCCCTGCGAGATCCGGGCAAGATGACGGAGGATATTTCGCAAACGTTTCTCGGAGTGCGATTCAATTGCAACAAGTGCCACGACCATCCGTTCGAGCGCTGGACGCAGAACCAGTATTACGAGTTCAGCGCGTTCTTCTCCCAAGTGGCGTTCAAACGCGGCACGCTTGGGCGGGATCACTTGATCCGGCCCGGCGAGACCTATGCCTACGAACAAGTGTCGGAGGAAATCGTTTATCATTCGTACCAGGGAGGCGAGGCGAAGCATCCCAAGACGGACGAGGTGGTTCCGCCCAAGGCGCCTTACGGGAAGATGCGCGACATTCCGGCGGGCCAAGACCGCCGCCTGGCGTTCGCGGACTGGCTGGTGTCGAAGGACAATCCGTATTTTGCCAAATCCACCGTGAACCGTTTCTGGAGCTACTTTTTCGGACGGGGCATCATTGACCCGGTGGATGACATACGCGCGGGCAATCCCGCTTCGAATCCCGAGCTCCTGGCGGCGCTGGCCGACGGTTTTGTCCAGGGCGGTTACGATTTGCGAAAGTTGATGCGAACGATTGTCCGGTCGCGAACCTATCAATTGAGCCTCAAGCCGAACCGTTGGAACGAGGATGACACCGTGAATTTTTCGCGGCAAACGCCACGCCGATTGAGCGCGGAGCAGATGTTGGATTCGATCGCGGCGGCCACGGGACACCGGCCGCGGTTTCAAGATTTGCCGGCCGACATGCGTGCGGTGCAGGTGCCGGACGGCAAAGTGGCCGGCAACGATTTCCTGATGTTGTTCGGGCGTCCCAAGCGGCAGAGCGCGTGCGAGTGCGAACGCAGCAGCAACGTGACGCTTTCCCACGCGTTGAATTTGATCAACGGAAAGACGCTTGGCGAGAGCGTGAGTTCGGACTCGAGCCGCATCGCGAAACTGGCCGAGACGGAGAAGGATGATCGGAAAGTGGTGGAGGAGATTTATTTGAGTTGTCTGGGCCGGATGCCGACGGAGAAGGAATTATCCGTGGCGAGTTTGGGCGAGGGGAAGGAGCGTGTGGAAGGCGCTCAGGATCTGGTGTGGGCTTTGATGAACACGCCCTCGTTTTTGTTCAACCGATAATTGGAAGAGGAAGGATACACGATGATCTCGATACCTGGAGTTTCAGGAGCCACATGCGACGGTTTCAGCCGGCGCGAGTTTATGCGGCTGGGTGGTGCGGGCCTCCTGGGCTTAAATCTGGCCCAGGTTCTGCAGTTGCAGGCGTCGCAACGACCCGACGCCGGTCCCGCGGCGGGATCGCCCAAGAACGGCTGGGGCAAGGCCAAGCATGTCGTCATGATTTATCTGCAGGGCGGACCGAGCCATCTCGACATCTGGGATCCGAAACCGGACGCGCCGTCGAACGTGCGCGGCGATTTCAAACCGATTCGGACCAAGGTGCCGGGGATTCACCTGAGCGAGACCATGCCGAAGCTCGCCCAGCACATCGACAAGGCGACCTTGATTCGATCGATGAGCTACACGCCGGCGGGATTGTTCAATCACACGGCGGCGATTTATCAGATCATGACGGGTTACACCCCCGACCGCGTGTCGCCGTCGGGCCAGCTCGAGCCTCCGGCGCCCAATGATTTTCCCCACATGGGCGCGCAAATCAGCCGGCTCAAGCCGCTTGATGTACCCATGCTTCCGTTTGTGATGCTGCCGCGGCCTTTGCAGGAATCCAATGTCATCGGAAAAGGCGGCACCGCCGGATTCCTCGGGGCGGCCTTCGATCCCTACTATTTTTATCAGGACCCCGCGCGCGACATCAACCTCGACGACTTGACGTTGCGGAAAGATGTCAGCCAGGAGCGCCTGGGACGCCGCATGACGCTGTTGAAGGCGGTCAACGAGGCCATGCCGGACATGGAGAAGGCGGTCGAGAAATACGCGCTGAACGAATATTATCAAAAGGCGTTTGATCTGGTCAGCAGCGGGCGGGCCCGTGACGCGTTTGATTTGACGAAGGAGAAGGACGAAGTCCGGGATCGCTACGGCCGGCATACTTTCGGACAAGGGCTGCTGTTAAGCCGGCGCCTGCTCGAAGCCGGCACGAGGTTCGTGCAAATGAACTGGCCCGCCGTGGCCAATGGGGATCCGACGGTGGACGCCTGGGACACCCACGCGGCGAATTTCGGCCCGCTGAAGAACTTGCATTGTCCGAAGCTGGATTCCGGCTTGAGCTCGCTCCTGCAGGATTTGGACGAGCGGGGCTTGCTGGATGAGACGCTGGTGGTGGCCCTGGGCGAATTTGGACGAAGCCCCCGGCTGGGCGTGAGCACCAGCGGGAACACCAACTCTCCGGATGGCCGGGATCACTGGCCGTATTGCTACACCGCGCTGGTGGCGGGCGCCGGCGTCCGCCGCGGCGCGTTGTACGGCAAGTCGGATGCCACCGGTTCCTCTCCGGCGGAGCATCCGGTCCATCCCACCCAGCTCGTGGCCACCATCTATCACGCTTTGGGGATCGACCCCCACTCCATCGTCATGAATCATTTGAACCAGCCGCGAGAGCTGGTGCAGGCGGAGCCGGTGCTGCCCTTGTTCGGTTGAGTTCTTCCATGAAGCTACGTTTGGCGCGGGTTCGCGCCGCCTTTTG
Coding sequences:
- a CDS encoding ABC-F family ATP-binding cassette domain-containing protein is translated as MLTVASVTKSFGGRVLFEGADLQLNRGDRVGLVGPNGAGKSTLFSIILGREEPDEGAVVFERGASAGHLPQESAPVGSETVLDVALGLGLEHGPNTAEAAHVDHLTEARAKRILKGLAFREEQFHRPAREFSGGWVMRAHLARLLVSEPDLLMLDEPTNHLDLSALLWFQEYLRTYPGAILLISHDREFLNQLTGSIVELRQARLWRYRGNYDAYLEQKESVEAQQLAAYKNQQKEIARLMTFVERFRAKNTKATQAQSKLKQIERMEKIEAPESADATIDFRFPQPPRSGQRVITLRGIRHAYGNNVVYENLEFQAERGQRIVLVGPNGAGKSTLLKLLAEAIPLQSGERLLGHNVRAGYYAQYRVEMLNPEHTVLEEALDTPQRVTEQAVRSILGCFLFRGDDVFKRVSVLSGGEKSRLALVKLLLDPPNLLLMDEPTTHLDMASIEALTAALDPFEGTLIFISHDVHFIRSLANHVVHVEHGRLAAFPGDYEYYRSKMAEREQRETQAREQTTVREAPRSERHSDRTKEQKRLEAEARQARARARKAKEAEVRELEASITRLEARQRELEEAAADPAVLKDGKRLLNLRRDLGQIAADVAHATEGWEKASLELESLAPGQGSQD
- a CDS encoding DUF1553 domain-containing protein gives rise to the protein MASNLAAEDGTQRGIGRGWRGVRRLDKLRTGPGCVWKQGAGIINPPGQPPGRPSKCEEDCGFSLVISKAIQLACPKATLNFMRHFGSFAALIAGVWLTALTGKAAVSSDKPVPPSPPLPSISSLRLEPSELVLSDGRDARKVLVLGERAEGGVIDLTSQARFEPEAGRLEVDADGFFTGKMAGDSVVKINAAGRNATLRVKVAGTSLPPVGFIKDVEPVLSKTGCNAGPCHGADKGKNGFKLSLRGYDADFDYHSLVNDLSGRRFNRVNPDESLMLLKPLGEVPHEGRQAIKPGSRYHQILKQWIAEGAGRETGVPPRPAKIEIFPAQVEMDLPGRQQQLLVVATYADGTTRDVTREAVLSSSNEEIALVKDHTVIALRRGEMAVLVRYEGVYESREVVIMGDRTGFVQEEMPEHNEVDRHVLAKLKKMKINASELCTDAEFLRRVHLDLTGQPPSAEKARAFLESKEESRKKREALIDELIGSPGYGEFWANKLADLLQCNSENLGKKGVWVFRNWIRDQLMSNRPYHEFVKELVVARGSTFEKPAGNYLRALRDPGKMTEDISQTFLGVRFNCNKCHDHPFERWTQNQYYEFSAFFSQVAFKRGTLGRDHLIRPGETYAYEQVSEEIVYHSYQGGEAKHPKTDEVVPPKAPYGKMRDIPAGQDRRLAFADWLVSKDNPYFAKSTVNRFWSYFFGRGIIDPVDDIRAGNPASNPELLAALADGFVQGGYDLRKLMRTIVRSRTYQLSLKPNRWNEDDTVNFSRQTPRRLSAEQMLDSIAAATGHRPRFQDLPADMRAVQVPDGKVAGNDFLMLFGRPKRQSACECERSSNVTLSHALNLINGKTLGESVSSDSSRIAKLAETEKDDRKVVEEIYLSCLGRMPTEKELSVASLGEGKERVEGAQDLVWALMNTPSFLFNR
- a CDS encoding DUF1501 domain-containing protein; translated protein: MISIPGVSGATCDGFSRREFMRLGGAGLLGLNLAQVLQLQASQRPDAGPAAGSPKNGWGKAKHVVMIYLQGGPSHLDIWDPKPDAPSNVRGDFKPIRTKVPGIHLSETMPKLAQHIDKATLIRSMSYTPAGLFNHTAAIYQIMTGYTPDRVSPSGQLEPPAPNDFPHMGAQISRLKPLDVPMLPFVMLPRPLQESNVIGKGGTAGFLGAAFDPYYFYQDPARDINLDDLTLRKDVSQERLGRRMTLLKAVNEAMPDMEKAVEKYALNEYYQKAFDLVSSGRARDAFDLTKEKDEVRDRYGRHTFGQGLLLSRRLLEAGTRFVQMNWPAVANGDPTVDAWDTHAANFGPLKNLHCPKLDSGLSSLLQDLDERGLLDETLVVALGEFGRSPRLGVSTSGNTNSPDGRDHWPYCYTALVAGAGVRRGALYGKSDATGSSPAEHPVHPTQLVATIYHALGIDPHSIVMNHLNQPRELVQAEPVLPLFG